A genomic segment from Phragmites australis chromosome 6, lpPhrAust1.1, whole genome shotgun sequence encodes:
- the LOC133921360 gene encoding fimbrin-4-like translates to MSGFVGVVVSDPSLQGQFTQVELRSLKAKFVSLKRDSGHVTTKNLPDLMKKLRGLKEVVSEEEIAAFLSESYPDSDQEIEFESFLREYLNLQARVSAKDGGGGGGGRSKNSSSFLKSSTTTLLHNLNQAEKSSYVAHINTYLGEDPFLKKYLPIDPSGNQLFDLVRDGVLLCKLINVAVPGTIDERAINKKRVLNPWERNENHTLCLNSAKAIGCTVVNIGTQDLVEGRPHLVLGLISQIIKIQLLADLNLKKTPQLVELFDDSRDIDEVLSLSPEKMLLRWMNHHLKKAGYKKTVNNFSSDVKDGEAYAYLLKALAPEHSPETTLDTKDPSERAKLILEQAEKLDCKRYLTPKDITEGSANLNLAFVAQIFQHRNGLTSDTKQVTLTQTATHDDVLLSREERAFRMWINSLGVESYVNNVFEDVRNGWVLLEVLDKVSPGSVNWKLASKPPIKLPFRKLENCNQVVKIGKQLKFSLVNLAGNDIVQGNKKLIVALLWQLMRFNILQLLNRLRFHSQGSQGKEITDADILNWANSKVKASGRTSRMESFKDKSLSNGLFFLELLSAVQPRVVNWKVVTKGGEDEEKKLNATYIISVARKLGCSVFLLPEDIIEVNQKMILTLTASIMYWSLQKQPQSPSEVPEQPEPYGMTSDAASDIASEDGASTTAPSEGEEVNSLSDSISNLTTDDATSNAPYAENGNSVAGS, encoded by the exons ATGTCCGGATTCGTGGGCGTCGTGGTGTCCGATCCCTCGCTGCAGGGGCAGTTCACGCAGGTCGAGCTCCGATCGCTCAAGGCCAAG TTTGTGTCTCTGAAGAGGGATTCCGGCCATGTCACCACCAAGAATCTGCCGGACTTGATGAAGAAGCTGAGGGGGCTCAAGGAGGTGGTCTCCGAGGAGGAGATCGCCGCCTTCTTGTCGGAGTCGTACCCCGACAGTGACCAGGAGATTGAGTTCGAGTCCTTCCTACGG GAGTATCTGAATCTGCAGGCGAGGGTGAGTGCCAAggatggtggcggtggtgggggCGGGCGCAGCAAGAATTCGTCGTCCTTTCTCAAGTCCAGCACCACTACGCTGCTGCACAATCTCAATCAGGCTGAGAAGTCGTCGTATGTGGCGCACATCAATACTTACCTTGGTGAAGACCCATTTCTGAAGAAGTACTTGCCAATTGACCCGTCGGGAAACCAGCTGTTCGATCTCGTCAGGGACGGTGTTCTGCTCTG CAAACTGATCAATGTAGCTGTGCCTGGGACCATTGATGAGAGagcaataaataaaaaaagagttCTTAACCCATGGGAGAGGAATGAAAATCACACACTATGCCTCAATTCTGCAAAGGCCATTGGATGCACTGTTGTAAACATTGGTACGCAGGATTTGGTGGAGGGAAGG CCTCATTTAGTTCTTGGATTGATATCACAAATCATAAAG ATTCAACTTTTGGCTGATCTGAACCTCAAGAAGACCCCACAGCTGGTGGAATTGTTTGATGACAGCAGG GATATAGATGAGGTTTTGAGCTTGTCACCAGAAAAGATGCTGCTTCGGTGGATGAATCATCATCTAAAAAAAGCTGGCTACAAGAAAACTGTTAACAATTTCTCTTCAGATGTGAAG GATGGTGAAGCCTATGCTTACCTTCTGAAAGCACTTGCTCCAGAGCATTCCCCTGAAACTACATTGGACACCAAGGATCCGAGTGAGAGGGCTAAACTGATACTTGAACAAGCAGAGAAGTTGGACTGTAAAAGATACTTGACCCCAAAGGATATCACCGAGGGCTCTGCCAATTTAAATCTTGCATTTGTTGCCCAAATATTCCAGCATAG GAATGGTCTAACTAGTGACACCAAACAAGTTACACTTACACAGACAGCCACGCATGATGATGTTCTATTATCTAGAGAAGAAAGGGCCTTTCGAATGTGGATCAACAGCCTTGGGGTTGAATCATATGTGAACAATGTCTTCGAAGATGTTCGCAATGG ATGGGTACTTCTTGAAGTACTTGACAAGGTTTCTCCAGGATCTGTCAATTGGAAGCTGGCATCAAAACCCCCTATTAAATTGCCATTTAGAAAACTGGAGAATTGCAATCAAGTTGTAAAAATTGGGAAGCAGTTAAAGTTTTCTTTAGTAAATCTAGCTGGGAATGATATTGTTCAGGGAAATAAGAAATTGATAGTTG CACTTCTGTGGCAATTGATGAGATTCAATATCCTTCAGCTGTTAAACAGACTGAGATTCCACTCCCAAGGGTCCCAAGGAAAAGAAATTACTGATGCTGATATACTAAACTGGGCCAACAGCAAAGTGAAAGCGTCAGGAAGAACTTCTCGAATGGAAAGTTTCAAG GACAAGAGCTTATCAAATGGATTGTTCTTCCTTGAACTTCTTAGTGCAGTACAGCCGAGGGTTGTGAACTGGAAAGTTGTTACAAAGGGGGGAGAGG ATGAGGAAAAGAAGCTGAATGCTACCTACATCATTAGCGTTGCAAGGAAGCTTGGATGCTCTGTGTTTTTGCTGCCAGAGGACATCATAGAG GTGAATCAGAAGATGATCCTAACACTTACTGCTAGCATTATGTATTGGAGCCTACAGAAACAGCCACAGTCACCATCTGAAGTCCCAGAACAACCAGAGCCATATGGTATGACTTCAGATGCAGCCTCTGATATTGCTTCGGAGGATGGTGCTTCAACAACAGCACCATCCGAGGGAGAAGAGGTGAATTCGCTGTCTGATAGCATATCCAATTTGACCACGGATGATGCTACTTCAAACGCCCCATATGCCGAAAATGGAAACAGTGTGGCAGGATCCTGA